ACTCTGGCAAAACATGGCTTCGATTTCCTGGGGCTGGGTGGCTCTGGCTATTTTCATCGATCTTCTGAGTTATGTCTGTCAGGGATTACGGTGGAAATATCTCCTGCGTCCGGTAAAAAATATTTCCGTGGTCAGAACAACGCAGGCTGTTTATATCGGTCTCTTTATCAATGAAATCATACCCATGCGTCTCGGTGAACTGGTCAGGGTTTATATGGTTGCCCGATGGGCTTCCGTCAATTTCTTCTCTGTCGTTCCCTCCATTGTTGTCGAACGGTTGTTCGACAGCATCTGGGTCGCCATTGTAACAGGCCTCATAGCCATGCTTGTTCCCCTGCCCCATGATATTATCGAGATTGGTGATATTCTTGGTTTAATCGTCCTCGGCGCAACCGGGCTTTTTATCTATATCGTATTTTGTAAAAAAACGGGTTCCTTTGATATAATACCGCCTGTAGACCTGAAGCCGAAATTTTTCGGAAGAATACTGTCCCTTTTGCGCCGTCTTACCGATGGTATTCGCGGCATCGGGACATCGCGCTCCTTCTATCTGGCTTTTTTCGTTTCATTTTTTTACCTCTCTCTGCAGCTCGCTGCTTTCTGGTTTATCATGCTTGCGTACGGCCTGGAGCTTTCGTTTCTGATCGGGTCGGCAGTTTTTCTTATCGTATACATCGGAACTGCGCTTCCCAATACTCCGTCAAACGTGGGATCGTACCAGTTTTTCTGTGTTCTCGGGCTTACCTTTTTCGGCGTGGATAAAACGACGGCTGCGGGATTTTCATTGATAGTATTTCTACTGTTGACTATTCCCCTGTGGATTTTCGGCTTTGGCGCCCTCAGTTTCAGCGGAATGTCATTAACAGCTGTTCGGGATGAAATCTATAAGCTGAAAACGAAGGAGAAACAGGTCTGATACACAATCCGGTTCTCCGGGTAATAGCATGATCCGGTTAATAGAACCCGGATTTGCGCGGATTTGTTTTAGGGAATCTCTGAAAAATATGAAAATGACTTCTGTTTTCCTGAAATGGCCGTTTACATATAGAGGCTTTACAGATAAATCCCCCCGCCGACTTTGGTGGCGACCCCCTTGCCGAAGGGGGTATATTCCGTTGAGACGCAATCAGTTAAGCTCCCCCTTGATAAGGGGGATGTCCGAAGGACAGGGGGATCGGGAGCCCTGCAATGCACGAATACCGGTATGGTTTCATCGTGTGTATTCCTGTTATATCTCTTTGTGTCTTTGTTATTATTGCTCCGGCGATTAAACAGTGAAATATATTTCGGAAATCGAGCCCTAT
This window of the bacterium genome carries:
- a CDS encoding flippase-like domain-containing protein, whose translation is MDRETIPADETSLPLKKTAADKTKQLLGYLFAAVCLIWVFHDIDYKALWQNMASISWGWVALAIFIDLLSYVCQGLRWKYLLRPVKNISVVRTTQAVYIGLFINEIIPMRLGELVRVYMVARWASVNFFSVVPSIVVERLFDSIWVAIVTGLIAMLVPLPHDIIEIGDILGLIVLGATGLFIYIVFCKKTGSFDIIPPVDLKPKFFGRILSLLRRLTDGIRGIGTSRSFYLAFFVSFFYLSLQLAAFWFIMLAYGLELSFLIGSAVFLIVYIGTALPNTPSNVGSYQFFCVLGLTFFGVDKTTAAGFSLIVFLLLTIPLWIFGFGALSFSGMSLTAVRDEIYKLKTKEKQV